In Rhineura floridana isolate rRhiFlo1 chromosome 12, rRhiFlo1.hap2, whole genome shotgun sequence, a single window of DNA contains:
- the LOC133368407 gene encoding uncharacterized protein LOC133368407, with protein sequence MEVALVSSLLVGSASNKRDCNTGPPTGFLPSKMSSLSCLSSSLSADENVGPGLWGCELNGESRRYEVKEQDDILEHFLYLRTVSLGEDANDEPHVVAVESKNMSSVLKPITVASLRPSVLPMISLDDFELIPPVVFILKSGTGPVYLNGQHVICPSTGYCPDRMRSLPHLSSSLSAGEKPVTVLWGCELNDRSKRYEVKEEDDLLEHLLYLRTVSLGEDADDEPHAVAVESKNMTSVLRPIPIALLRPSILPMISFDCFELIPPVAFILKSGTGPVHLNGQHIILDDGSDYEPSEENFLTDADTGESSYSENEVQFNAEAEAKGQSQAEEASNER encoded by the exons ATGGAAGTTGCTCTGGTTTCTTCTCTATTGGTTGGGTCAGCAAGCAACAAGCGTGATTGTAACACAG GTCCACCCACTGGGTTCTTGCCAAGCAAAATGAGCTCCCTTTCCTGTCTTTCAAGTTCCCTTTCAGCAGATGAAAACGTTGGGCCTGGCCTTTGGG GCTGTGAATTGAATGGTGAGAGCAGGAGGTATGAAGTGAAGGAACAGGATGACATATTGGAACACTTTCTGTACTTGCGAACG GTGTCTCTGGGTGAAGATGCCAATGATGAGCCCCATGTGGTGGctgtggagtccaagaacatgagCAGTGTCCTCAAACCAATAACCGTTGCATCACTGAGGCCCTCTGTCTTACCAATG ATCAGTCTTGATGACTTTGAATTAATCCCTCCTGTTGTCTTCATCCTAAAGTCTGGAACTGGGCCAGTTTACCTCAATGGGCAACATGTGATCT GTCCTTCCACTGGGTACTGTCCAGACAGAATGAGGTCCCTGCCCCACCTTTCAAGTTCCCTTTCAGCAGGTGAAAAACCCGTGACTGTCCTTTGGG GCTGTGAATTGAATGACAGGAGCAAGAGATATGAAGTGAAGGAGGAGGATGACTTACTGGAACACCTTCTGTACTTGAGAACG GTGTCTTTGGGTGAAGATGCTGATGATGAACCCCATGCAGTGGCTGTGGAGTCCAAGAATATGACCAGTGTCCTCAGACCAATACCAATTGCATTGCTGAGGCCCTCCATTTTGCCAATG atcAGTTTTGACTGTTTTGAATTAATCCCTCCTGTTGCCTTTATCCTAAAGTCTGGAACTGGGCCAGTCCATCTGAACGGACAACACATTATCT TGGATGACGGTTCCGACTACGAGCCGTCGGAAGAAAATTTTCTGACTGATGCGGACACCGGGGAGAGTAGCTATAGTGAGAATGAGGTACAATTCAATGCTGAAGCAGAAGCCAAAGGACAATCACAGGCA gAAGAAGCATCTAATGAAAGATGA